The genomic stretch CCTCTTgagtcggatgatgaagaggatgatgcACGGGCAGAGGCATTCGAAGAAGCATACAACTTCCGTTTCGAGGATCCTAGCAAAATCAACGCAACGTTGATTACACACGCTCGTGATGCCACGAACCAGCAATCGGTTCGCAGAGATGAGAAGAGTAGCAGGAAGAAGCACAGGGAGGCGGAACGcttgaaaaaagaagaggaaaagaaggagcGTGAAACGGAAAAGAACCGACTGCGCAAGCTCAAGATGGAAGAGCTTCAAGAGAAAGTCAACCAAATTAAGGAAGTCGCAGGCCTCCGCGCATCCGAGTTCACTGACGAAGAATGGGCCAAGTTCTTGGACGATTCCTGGGATGACAAAAAATGGGAACAAGAGATGCAGAAGCGATTTGGTGAAGACTATTATGCTGGAGAAGGTGACGGTAaaaagaagcccaagaagccCACTtgggatgatgatatcgatatcaaggatCTTGTACCAGactttgatgatgatgacgagaaACTTAACCCACAGCAATCCGATATTGAGATGGATGATGCAGACGACGCCGAGGGCGATGAGAGCGCatccaagaacaaaaagagcaaagcgCAGGAGAGGCGGGATCAGAAGCGTGAAGCTCGCAAGGATCGACTACGCATTGAAGAGGCAGTGGATCGCAACTTGGATTTGGATATTAACCTTCTTCCCGGTGCAAAGAAGCACCAGGGACATTTCCGCTACCGCGAAACATCTCCAAACAGTTTCGGTCTGACCGCACGAGACATTCTGATGGCTGAGGATACCCAACTCAACGAGTATGCCGGATTGAAGAAACTTGCTTCGTTCCGTGATcccgagaagaagcgtcGCGACCAAAAGAAACTGGGTAAGAAAGCCAGGCTGAGGCAATGGCGTAAGGATACATTTGGCAACGAAGAGGGTCCAGAGTTTGTGTTTGGTGGTGAGAGAACGGTTgacgagaaagaaggtgCCACTGATGCTGGAAATGTCGATATCCGGGAGGGAGaacccaaaagaaagaagagaaagaggtcgaagaagcACTAATGGTGTCCGATAGCAAGCCTAGCGCTTAATTACTTCTAGCATTGGAGTTCCATCTACATCCGGGACGTTTGATATCTTTCATTATGTGGAGTTGTTTTTGTATTTATCGGGGCTACCAAAAGAATAAATGGGTTTATGAGTATGCCGGAAGTAGAAGGTCCACACGTGAGAGACGCATGAGATATATAAACAACATTAGGGATTGACAATGCCTGTTGAGAAGTTGCTAATAGCAGCGCATCTTTATACATCAGGTTCCGAAGGACTATATCTAAAcctttgtatgtatgcaATGTGTACCAAGGGCATTTCCCATGCGGCTGAAGT from Aspergillus oryzae RIB40 DNA, chromosome 1 encodes the following:
- a CDS encoding KRI1 family protein (KRR1-interacting protein involved in 40S ribosome biogenesis), yielding MEPPAKKSRKLFDDDSSSDSGDESGGVPVNNGVTFKVNEEYARRFEHNKKREELQKLESKLGKGSAFGKRGDDESGDSDESTSEEEDDDGELATEALDAEIMATLKAIRTKDPRVYDQSATFYSQADDDQPATSEKKQKTMTLKDYHRENLLSGANLAEEDISEAPKTYAQEQEDLKNAIVKEMHAAADNEDASADKESDDDEDFLVAKSAPEPVSAPKKAVKLDVENADKDPETFLSNFLSARAWIPAGRVDLQPLESDDEEDDARAEAFEEAYNFRFEDPSKINATLITHARDATNQQSVRRDEKSSRKKHREAERLKKEEEKKERETEKNRLRKLKMEELQEKVNQIKEVAGLRASEFTDEEWAKFLDDSWDDKKWEQEMQKRFGEDYYAGEGDGKKKPKKPTWDDDIDIKDLVPDFDDDDEKLNPQQSDIEMDDADDAEGDESASKNKKSKAQERRDQKREARKDRLRIEEAVDRNLDLDINLLPGAKKHQGHFRYRETSPNSFGLTARDILMAEDTQLNEYAGLKKLASFRDPEKKRRDQKKLGKKARLRQWRKDTFGNEEGPEFVFGGERTVDEKEGATDAGNVDIREGEPKRKKRKRSKKH